A single genomic interval of Rosistilla ulvae harbors:
- a CDS encoding GNAT family N-acetyltransferase — protein sequence MTNETIGFHYRIFDSADAVPVEAWNSVQQRFGDPFCDLRFIRVVETSMAADTRCWPVVFYDGKRPVAISCISRYRVDAGVLTGAPLQKVIGWVRRVLPSFLFLKIVFAGLPVSAGQRGLVMLPDTNHQEVVRLMDDALATIARREAVGLIVIKEFEQTDSEWADQFSRQYRYYKADSLPMNRLELAFDSFDDYLAARSSRSRSSIRQSRRRLRDTGCQLIQLPGGPEAIERFTDEAHRLYLAVLGKSHSRLETLPAEFFRELARQFGDAAHFTFIYQSERLVAVSCSLKGDDVFQMMFCGIDYSLNDQAHLYFNIMFSDLDIGFRQHVSRINVGQNGDTFKARLGCRQIPLSIYIKGRNLFRPLLWMFQRWFLPAAPLLAPIETLSGKRSPQVSGKTTSTVAPPATVARATVLGLLP from the coding sequence GTGACAAACGAAACGATCGGGTTTCACTATCGCATCTTCGATTCCGCCGATGCGGTCCCCGTGGAAGCCTGGAACTCGGTTCAGCAGCGCTTCGGAGATCCGTTTTGCGATCTCCGTTTCATCCGTGTCGTCGAGACCTCGATGGCGGCCGACACGCGCTGTTGGCCTGTCGTTTTCTACGATGGAAAACGCCCGGTCGCGATCTCTTGCATTTCGCGATATCGCGTCGACGCAGGCGTCTTAACCGGTGCGCCGTTACAAAAAGTTATCGGTTGGGTGCGACGGGTGCTCCCGTCGTTTTTGTTTCTGAAAATTGTCTTTGCTGGTTTGCCGGTCTCCGCCGGCCAGCGTGGGCTGGTGATGCTGCCCGACACCAATCACCAAGAGGTTGTCCGCTTGATGGACGACGCCCTCGCGACAATCGCCCGCCGAGAAGCGGTGGGATTGATCGTGATCAAGGAGTTCGAACAGACCGATAGCGAATGGGCGGATCAATTCAGTCGGCAATACCGGTACTACAAAGCCGACAGTCTGCCGATGAATCGTTTGGAACTCGCATTTGATAGTTTCGATGACTACCTCGCCGCCCGCAGTTCGCGCAGTCGGTCGAGCATTCGTCAGTCGCGGCGTCGTTTGCGCGACACCGGTTGCCAGTTGATTCAACTACCGGGCGGGCCCGAAGCGATCGAGCGTTTTACCGACGAAGCCCATCGATTGTACCTGGCTGTTTTGGGGAAATCGCATTCGAGATTGGAAACGCTGCCGGCAGAGTTCTTTCGTGAACTGGCCCGTCAATTTGGCGATGCCGCTCATTTCACCTTCATCTACCAATCCGAACGCCTTGTCGCCGTCTCCTGCTCGCTTAAAGGGGACGATGTCTTCCAGATGATGTTCTGTGGCATCGATTATTCATTGAATGATCAGGCGCATCTTTATTTCAACATCATGTTTTCCGATTTGGACATTGGATTTCGCCAACACGTGTCGCGAATCAACGTCGGACAAAACGGCGACACCTTTAAAGCCCGACTCGGTTGCCGGCAGATTCCGTTAAGCATTTATATCAAGGGACGCAATCTGTTTCGGCCCTTGTTGTGGATGTTCCAACGTTGGTTTCTACCCGCCGCGCCGTTGTTGGCGCCAATCGAAACCCTCAGCGGAAAACGCTCGCCGCAGGTATCGGGGAAGACGACGTCTACGGTAGCGCCGCCGGCGACTGTCGCTCGAGCAACTGTACTCGGACTTTTACCATGA
- a CDS encoding DUF2156 domain-containing protein: MTNLDATYPAGSQSSPRQQRDLLVDFLKRFGERCVGYSTLQPGLEYFIDDEKGYIAYQSFRHPVLALTGRKMILSNPVCDPADYRAITQAFLAQHPKAIFLQVDQHYASVLEGMGLQVNCFGIETELPIDGFSLDGKLRSKLRQWRNKCQREQVVVEHCKISDVDPAEIRSLSDAWLKNRSGREFTLLMRPFQGRDEEDVYFLTARQRGELIGMTSFDPIYRNKKIVGYYHNLDRICAQAPHGTSAVCVLEAIKQFAEAEIEYVSLGFSPLYELQEQYRHSRVARFSLGFAYEHLNFLYPFKGNAVHKRKFGGVARPVFLSSTQGNSIRELLSIIKTLKLL; the protein is encoded by the coding sequence ATGACAAATTTGGACGCGACGTATCCTGCAGGATCGCAATCCTCTCCACGGCAGCAACGCGATCTTCTCGTCGACTTCCTGAAACGCTTTGGGGAGCGATGTGTCGGCTACTCCACATTGCAGCCCGGCCTGGAGTACTTCATCGACGACGAGAAAGGCTACATCGCCTACCAAAGCTTTCGCCATCCGGTACTGGCACTCACCGGTCGCAAGATGATCCTCTCGAATCCCGTCTGCGACCCGGCCGACTATCGAGCGATCACGCAAGCGTTTTTGGCGCAACATCCCAAAGCGATCTTTTTGCAGGTCGATCAACATTACGCAAGCGTATTGGAAGGGATGGGATTGCAGGTGAACTGTTTTGGAATCGAAACGGAGTTGCCGATCGATGGTTTTAGTCTCGATGGAAAGCTGCGCAGCAAGTTGCGGCAGTGGCGCAACAAGTGCCAACGCGAGCAGGTGGTTGTCGAGCACTGCAAGATTTCGGACGTCGATCCCGCGGAGATCCGCTCGCTTTCCGACGCCTGGCTAAAGAATCGCAGCGGTCGAGAATTCACGCTGTTGATGAGGCCCTTTCAAGGTCGCGACGAAGAAGATGTCTATTTCCTGACCGCCCGGCAACGGGGCGAATTGATCGGTATGACCAGCTTCGATCCGATCTACCGCAACAAAAAGATCGTCGGCTACTACCACAATCTCGATCGGATCTGCGCCCAGGCTCCTCATGGCACCAGCGCAGTTTGCGTTTTAGAAGCGATCAAACAGTTTGCCGAAGCAGAGATCGAATACGTCTCGCTCGGATTCTCACCGCTGTACGAATTGCAAGAACAATACCGACACAGCCGCGTTGCCCGCTTCTCGCTTGGATTTGCTTACGAGCACCTGAACTTCCTGTATCCCTTCAAGGGAAACGCGGTTCATAAGAGGAAGTTTGGTGGCGTGGCAAGGCCGGTCTTCCTGAGTAGTACGCAGGGCAATTCGATCCGCGAATTGTTGTCGATCATCAAAACATTGAAGTTGCTATAA
- a CDS encoding class I SAM-dependent methyltransferase translates to MQIYRIGGAFYDMLHLSLTMRKEEVLKASAIEGLGLQPGATVLDWGCGTGLSLRLLYPWLRDGGTIYAVDSSPSMAKRAVACCKPSDVLKYHFLLRDGLDLPIQEEVDVVIASYSLGVLSTDQFDPALQGIWKALKPGGRLLLLDMYVPTEQPWLRRVYQKATISFANKVFRQDFSETLLPAANKYFDTVSISHDEPLMAVTFVGQKRAQPLHDVVANAV, encoded by the coding sequence ATGCAGATCTATCGAATTGGCGGCGCGTTCTATGACATGCTGCATTTGTCTTTAACGATGCGCAAAGAAGAGGTTTTAAAAGCAAGTGCGATCGAAGGGCTGGGGCTGCAACCCGGCGCGACGGTCCTCGATTGGGGCTGTGGCACCGGTTTGAGCCTACGACTGTTGTATCCCTGGCTCCGCGACGGAGGAACAATCTATGCTGTCGATTCTTCGCCGTCGATGGCCAAACGCGCGGTCGCCTGTTGCAAACCAAGCGACGTGCTGAAGTATCACTTTCTATTGCGCGACGGTTTGGACCTGCCGATCCAGGAGGAGGTCGACGTTGTCATCGCGTCGTATTCGTTGGGCGTTCTCTCCACCGACCAATTCGACCCGGCGCTGCAGGGGATCTGGAAAGCGCTGAAACCAGGCGGGCGGTTGCTGTTGTTGGATATGTACGTCCCGACCGAACAGCCTTGGTTGCGGCGAGTTTATCAAAAAGCAACGATATCTTTTGCCAACAAAGTCTTTCGCCAAGACTTCTCCGAAACGCTGTTGCCCGCCGCCAACAAATACTTCGACACCGTCTCGATCAGCCACGACGAACCGCTGATGGCAGTCACGTTTGTCGGCCAGAAACGAGCACAACCGTTGCACGACGTCGTTGCCAACGCTGTTTGA
- a CDS encoding sugar MFS transporter, with translation MDTSASLLSDREPSELGDKPPAVVPRRYLLAFILTTCCFSMWGFANDLTNPLVKVFKEVFQISNTQSSLVQFAFYSGYFTMALPAAFFIRRFSYKGAIMVGFALYAVGALMSIPASLNTNFWIFIAGFYVLTFGLAFLETSCNPYILAMGPAETATRRLNLAQAFNPIGSLTGMIVASLLIAPSLNIGSFRDAVENRDPAAVQYLQAEYPDGLPDFATEFGALDSAASAGLKNMKATAPEEFLAIQTHDLAVVRTPYVAIAAVALAFLVLFAVAKMPDFRQPEPDAPFFEVVGRLLARPNFREGVIAQAFYVGAQITCWTFVIHYGMEQVGLTLAQAQNWNIAAMVIFLISRFICTFLMHYVSAGRLLALFAIAAVGFTLGAILLPGKTGLICLVLVSACMSLMFPTIYGIALKDLPEEEAKLGSAGLIMAIVGGAVLPLMQGKFIDELGVRSSFYLPLICFVVIALFGIRTFTKFERPTVTANH, from the coding sequence ATGGACACATCAGCATCATTGCTCTCCGATCGCGAACCGTCGGAACTTGGCGACAAGCCGCCTGCCGTCGTTCCGCGTCGCTACTTGCTGGCGTTCATTTTGACGACCTGCTGTTTTTCGATGTGGGGATTTGCCAACGACCTGACCAATCCGCTGGTGAAGGTTTTTAAGGAGGTCTTCCAGATCAGTAACACGCAGAGTTCGCTGGTCCAGTTCGCTTTCTATAGCGGCTATTTCACGATGGCGCTGCCAGCAGCATTTTTCATTCGCCGGTTCTCCTATAAAGGAGCGATCATGGTCGGGTTCGCCCTTTACGCCGTCGGCGCGTTGATGAGCATCCCAGCCAGCTTGAACACCAATTTCTGGATCTTCATCGCCGGCTTCTATGTGCTGACGTTTGGATTGGCCTTCTTGGAAACCAGCTGCAATCCGTACATCCTGGCGATGGGCCCAGCCGAAACGGCGACGCGACGTTTGAATCTAGCTCAGGCCTTTAATCCGATCGGCTCCTTGACCGGCATGATCGTCGCCTCGCTGCTGATCGCCCCCAGCCTGAACATCGGTTCGTTTCGCGATGCTGTCGAAAATCGCGATCCCGCCGCGGTGCAGTACCTGCAGGCGGAATATCCCGACGGGCTGCCCGATTTCGCCACGGAGTTCGGCGCGTTGGATAGCGCTGCCAGCGCGGGGCTGAAGAACATGAAAGCGACAGCGCCGGAAGAGTTCCTGGCGATCCAAACGCACGACCTGGCCGTGGTGCGAACGCCGTACGTGGCGATCGCCGCCGTCGCGTTGGCATTTCTAGTCCTGTTTGCGGTCGCCAAGATGCCCGACTTTCGACAGCCCGAGCCGGACGCCCCCTTCTTCGAGGTCGTTGGCCGGTTGTTGGCCCGTCCGAATTTTCGTGAAGGAGTGATCGCGCAAGCGTTTTACGTGGGAGCCCAGATCACGTGTTGGACGTTTGTGATTCACTACGGCATGGAACAGGTTGGACTGACACTGGCCCAAGCTCAGAATTGGAACATCGCCGCGATGGTGATCTTCCTGATCAGCCGATTCATCTGCACCTTCCTGATGCATTACGTTAGCGCCGGCCGATTGTTGGCGTTGTTTGCGATCGCCGCGGTTGGTTTCACGTTGGGAGCGATCCTGTTGCCGGGCAAGACCGGCCTGATCTGCTTGGTCCTCGTATCGGCCTGCATGTCGCTGATGTTCCCGACGATCTACGGCATCGCATTAAAAGATCTTCCCGAAGAGGAAGCCAAGCTCGGATCGGCCGGCTTGATCATGGCGATCGTCGGCGGGGCGGTGCTGCCGCTGATGCAGGGCAAGTTCATCGACGAGCTAGGCGTCCGCAGTTCGTTCTACTTGCCGCTGATCTGTTTCGTCGTGATCGCACTGTTTGGCATCCGCACGTTCACCAAGTTCGAACGCCCGACAGTCACAGCAAACCACTGA